Part of the Anopheles gambiae chromosome 3, idAnoGambNW_F1_1, whole genome shotgun sequence genome is shown below.
TCTATTTCGGTCTCTATCCGGACTACCCAACAATCAGTTAGTGCTGGATGTTCTGCTAAGCTTTTGATGGAAAGCTCAATGAGAATGTAGAAATAACTGAAATAAAGGATATCCTAGCTAAACTTAAagcaaataaagaaaaacacaacccaGAATCACATAGTTTTTCATCGACACATTCGTTTCTTTATCGAATAAATTACATTACACTACGAGGTTTTGGTTCAGaagagaacaaaaataaaggaaaaatgaCTTAGAAGAGCGATCGCAGCACCGCtgccaccagcagcatcaccatcgACGCACCGAGCGCACTGGCCGACGACGCGATCTCGAACACGACCGCATCGTACCGACCAAGCACGACATGGAACACCTCCGTCACCTCGTCGCCCTCCTTCATGCGAGCGTCGAGCGACGTAAGCGCCACCCGGGCCGTGTCAATGTCCTCGTGCAGCTCCTGCAGGTTCACATTCACATCGTTATCGTTCAGATTGACCACGACCGCATACGACTGCTCGCCCTCGAGCGTGCGCGTATAGCCAAACACATTGTTCAGCAGCACCTTCGACTCGAAATCACCGTGCATGAACGTGTGCTCCTTGCGCAGCTTGATCAGCCGCTGGTACAGCTTGAACATACTGTTGCTCGCCGCCTTCTGAGCGGCCAGATTCACCTCCCGATAGTTCGGATGTACCGGCAGCCACGTCTTCTGGGCGCTAGCTACGGTAAACCCAGCGTAAGCCGTCGCATCCCACTGGAACGGTGTGCGGACGGGGTCGCGCGTAAACTGCTGATACACGTCCGGGTTCGTGTTGGCGGCCTGCGGGTCCTGCGTCTCCTCGAACGTAATGTCCCGGTTGTCCTCCATACCGATCTCCTCACCATAGTACACGACCGCAATGCCGGGCAGTGTCATCTCCAGCACGGCCAGGCTCGAGGCAAGATCGCGCCCGTACCGCGAGGCAATGCGCGGACGATCGTGATTGCCCAGCACCCAGTTCGCCCGGGCGCCGGCCGGCATCGCGTTCAGCCACTCGTCAATCACCACCTTAAAGTCGttggcgcgcgaatccttcgacAGCCGGTTGATCATCGCGAAGTTGAACGGCATGTGAGCGCCCTTGCGGTTCGCATTGCCGTACCAGAGCATCGTCTGTTCGAGGTTTGCGTACGCTTCCGTCATCATCAGGCGCGTCACATTGTCTGCCGCCTTGTACTGGTCGAACACATCGCGCCAGTCGTAGATGAGATCGTAGCACTCGGGCAGGTTCTGCGTGTACTTGTGGTCGAGGTTTTCCCAGATCAGCTCACCCTTCGGATCGATCAGCTCCTCGTCGCGGAACTGGGGATCCTCGTACACGTGGTTGATCGCATCGATGCGGAACCCGTCGATGCCCTTGTCCAGCCAGAAGCGAACCATGTCCGCCATCTCCTGCTTCACCTTCGGGTTGCGGTAGTTCAGATCCGGCTGCTTCTTGTCGAACTGGTGCAGATAGTACTGCGTTTGTCCGGCGGGTTGCGTCCAGGCAGGCGTATGGAACACGGATTGCTAACGAAATCAGAAACGAAAGCATTAGTACATTGGAGCATGCTCAAGAACCTATCCAACTTACCCAATTGTTGGGCGTTCCACCGTTCACACCGTTGCGCCACACATAGTAATCCCGGTAGTCTCCCTCGTTGTTCAGCGACTTCACAAACCACTCGTGCTCGTCGCTCGTATGGTTCGGCACAAAGTCCAGAATCACCTTAATACCGAGCGTCTTTGCCTTCTGCACCATACGGTCCAAATCGGCCATAGTGCCAAAGATTGGATCCACATCGCGGAAGTCCGAAATATCGTACCCAAAGTCCGCCATCGGTGATTTAAACACCGGACTCAGCCACACCCCAGTCACACCAAGATCGGCCAAATGTTCCAGCTTTTCCGTAATGCCGGTAAGATCGCCCACACCGTCCCCATTGCTGTCCTTGAACGATCGCGGATAGATCTGGTAAAACACGCCCGACTCCCACCAGTCCAGCTCGGCGCTGTGGTCGTGCTGTCGGCCAGCCGTTGCCGACTTACCACTAACCGTGGCCAGCAGCGCAACGGCTGCCAGCACTAGTGCACTCACTGCAATACGcatcactcactcactcgttCTCTGCACACTCGTGCCGCTCGACACGCAATCAATGCCGTTCAGTTGTTGGGCAATCGTTTTATAGGCTCCAGCGCTGGTGCGAGGTGCCGTATCGAAATCGCGCTCGTGTGCGCTATCGAGCGAAGTGATAGGGACTGATAACCAATGGCCAATGGATGGGAGCGAGTCTTCTACGGCGAGATATGATAGCACAAAAGGGGTAAGGTGTTTCCCACCAAAAGAGAAcctaacaaaacaacaaaaaccttttTCTGCCAATATCTGGTAGCTTCCGTGCGCCGGGTTTTGATGGACAACGATGGTCGGGCTATCGATATTTCGTTCATTCGTTCGCATTGAAGAGCACTTGAAGTGCACCAAACCAAGCTTACCTTGAGTCATCGTATCATCGGCATACGAGGGATGGATTTCGGAAACGGCCAATAAATAAACGTTATCAAAATCCGgtcttctcgctctctctctctctttctgtatTGATTAGATCAGTTGCATGTGATTCGTACGGCATTGCTAGCGTCATTTGTAGCGTGTGATGAATTTGGCAAGTTCTTTGTCTATTTTTGTGGTGAATTTAATCTTACTTACTTCACTTCAATCGCACCCAATTCAAGCATACCAACCCAGCAATAGCTGCCACCATTAAGCTTTTCAATGCTCGTCTCCAAGCCATACCACACGAAAGCTCCAAAATTACTGTTTCATAACCATCAAGCGCCACGTTGCCGATGTCTTGCAAAGATTCGCCTACTGTGTGCGCTCCCTCGAGCGACGTAAACGCTACGCTCGCTCGTCTCGCGTGCTTGTGCACCCGGCTAACATTGAACGTCACAGCGTGCGAGTTCAGGTTCAGCACCGTCACATACTCCTTCTCCCCGAGCAGCGAACGCAGCACCGCAAACACATTGTCCGGCAGGACGAACGACTGGTACGAACCGTAGCGCAGTGTGACGGATTGTTGATGCCATGCTATTAGCTGCCGGTACAGTTGGTACATTGACCGGTTGGATGACTTTTCCTGGGCCAAATTTCGCACACCATAGTTACCGTGCACCGGCAGCCATGGATCCGTTTTCTTTGGTGTCTTAGAAAATCCTGCCCACTCGTTGCTGCCATCCCACTGGAACGGTGTTCTGGCCGGGTCACGGGAATACTGCTGATACACCGTGCCGTTCGTGTTGAGGCCGAACGGATCTTGCGTCTGCTTCCagctgatggcttcattgtcTTCCATGCCGATCTCTTCCCCCTGGAAAGTAGTTCCTTAATTAGGCTACCACTTCTTGAACTACGCACCCCCACACACACTTCAATAACCACCTACATAGTACACGAAAATCGTCCCCGGCAGGGTGAAGCAAAGCATCGCCAGTCCGGCTGCCCGCTCCCGGCCAAAGCGCGACGCAACGCGACGATAGTCCTGATTGCCCAGCACCCAGTTAGCGACACCGTTCGGGGGCAACCCGTTCAGCCACCCGTCGATTACCCGCTGGTACTGTTCCGCCCGCGAGTTGGGCGTAATTTCCCGCAGCAGACCAAAGTTTTGAGCGATGTGTGCACCGGACCGGTCCCCGATGCCGAACCACTTGAGCGTACCGTCGAGGCTACCGGTATAGGCGGACGTTATCATAAGCTTGGTGTGGTCTTTGCCACTCTCCGCCTCCGCCCGCGTGTACTCATCGAACAGTGTGCGCCAATCGAACGTAAGGATGTAGTTGTCGAGCTGCAAGTGGGGAAAAACGTTATTAGACGAACGAAATCCGCATCCAACAACGCGCCCAATTACGCACCAAATCTCTTGTGTGTAGGTGATTCATGTTTTCGTAGCTGAGTGAACCTTTCTGATCTATTAATGGTTCATCGCGGAGCTGCGCATCCTCGTACAGATGGTTGA
Proteins encoded:
- the LOC5668267 gene encoding alpha-glucosidase yields the protein MRIAVSALVLAAVALLATVSGKSATAGRQHDHSAELDWWESGVFYQIYPRSFKDSNGDGVGDLTGITEKLEHLADLGVTGVWLSPVFKSPMADFGYDISDFRDVDPIFGTMADLDRMVQKAKTLGIKVILDFVPNHTSDEHEWFVKSLNNEGDYRDYYVWRNGVNGGTPNNWQSVFHTPAWTQPAGQTQYYLHQFDKKQPDLNYRNPKVKQEMADMVRFWLDKGIDGFRIDAINHVYEDPQFRDEELIDPKGELIWENLDHKYTQNLPECYDLIYDWRDVFDQYKAADNVTRLMMTEAYANLEQTMLWYGNANRKGAHMPFNFAMINRLSKDSRANDFKVVIDEWLNAMPAGARANWVLGNHDRPRIASRYGRDLASSLAVLEMTLPGIAVVYYGEEIGMEDNRDITFEETQDPQAANTNPDVYQQFTRDPVRTPFQWDATAYAGFTVASAQKTWLPVHPNYREVNLAAQKAASNSMFKLYQRLIKLRKEHTFMHGDFESKVLLNNVFGYTRTLEGEQSYAVVVNLNDNDVNVNLQELHEDIDTARVALTSLDARMKEGDEVTEVFHVVLGRYDAVVFEIASSASALGASMVMLLVAAVLRSLF
- the LOC5668268 gene encoding maltase 2, whose translation is MKLALLVLVLVGTVAVPARCQVRTDSGTTVHLPRQDVLVHAGWWESAVLYQLLPRSFHDSDGDGSGDLRGLLARFDHLIELGVTGICLGPVFRSPMRDGGYDVSDYRDIDPLYGSMGVLEELLERAHAAGLKVVLDFIPNHTSEQHEWFQKSVRKSEPYRDYYILRGGVDEEKEQDDGKEDGVPNNWQSLYHRAAWSRNVRGSEYYLHQFDTTEPDLNYRNAKVRQEMEDVMRFWLDRGVDGLRLMQVNHLYEDAQLRDEPLIDQKGSLSYENMNHLHTRDLLDNYILTFDWRTLFDEYTRAEAESGKDHTKLMITSAYTGSLDGTLKWFGIGDRSGAHIAQNFGLLREITPNSRAEQYQRVIDGWLNGLPPNGVANWVLGNQDYRRVASRFGRERAAGLAMLCFTLPGTIFVYYGEEIGMEDNEAISWKQTQDPFGLNTNGTVYQQYSRDPARTPFQWDGSNEWAGFSKTPKKTDPWLPVHGNYGVRNLAQEKSSNRSMYQLYRQLIAWHQQSVTLRYGSYQSFVLPDNVFAVLRSLLGEKEYVTVLNLNSHAVTFNVSRVHKHARRASVAFTSLEGAHTVGESLQDIGNVALDGYETVILELSCGMAWRRALKSLMVAAIAGLVCLNWVRLK